attttgagtttttttcctaactgtgtattgctacctaggacatccttacacgtaagaaaacacGTAAGAAAATCAATAGGACATCTTCacacgtaagaaaattaatatgacagccttacacgtaagaaaacacgttagaaaattaatatgacatcATTACATGTAAGAAAATCAAGAGGACATCCTTACACGTGAGAAAATCAAcaggacatccttacacgtaagaaaattaattggacatccttacacgtaagaaaacacgtaagaaaataaatagaaagagggtgtttaaaaattatgagtgtcaattttgagtttttttcctaactgtgtattgctacctaggACATCCTTACACTTAAGAAAACACATACGAAAGTTAATaagacatccttacacgtaaaaaaacacgtaagaaaattaataggacatccttacacgtaagaaaattaatatgacatcTTTACacgtaaaaaaattaatatgacatccttacacgtaagaaaacacataagaaaattaataggacatccttacacaaaagaaaacatataagaaaattaataggacatccttacacgtaagaaaacacgtaagaaaattaataggacattcttacacgtaagaaaattaataggacatctttacacgtaagaaaattaatatgacatccttacacgttagaaaacacgtaagaaaattaatagAACATCCTTACACGTAAAAAAATCaataggacatccttacacgtaagaaaatcaataggacatccttacacgtaagaaaaaaTGATTGTTCGtaattgttttaaacatttagtTGATCGCAAAGGTTGACACAATGTcagtaaaatattagaaaaattaaaagatatgatatgattgcccatgagaaaACTctcaaataacacagaaattgaCCTGAAGcatgtacatacataatgtggcggggtcaaaCAACTTTGAAGGCTCAAAAACCTCCTCTTACATGGTATAtgggtgtaacattacaacatatgaacgaactatataaatcatttaaaaaaatgcttgGAACAGGGGTAATATATGTTTAGTGATATCGATTTATAATCCGATTGTCTTCGTTAGTCCCATCGCGTTGTCATAGTACTATCCAACAATACAATGACTACACGACGGCATTGTGAGGTCTTTATGAAATCGTCATTCCTAAGTCAATCGAGCAGCTTCTTGTTTCTTTTGAATTGTCATCGTGAGGCGACTGATACTCTATGTTACCAATGATCACACGTAGAAGAGAGTTGACATGGTGCCCCAACAATGATCATATGCAATGTTACATGGACATACGTATTCTACACTAAATGAATCATCACAAggtttttcggatttttttttttttcactccaATGATTTTGCCACCGCTCAATAAGCTACTGCCGAAGCATAAAAAACATGAAACTGGTTTTCAAACCAATACTTAAGATGCCCCACGAATGGATCGATTTACTTACGATAAAACCCGAATATTAATATTTTCTCTATCGTGTGTTCATTTTTGGGTCAGTGTACCAATAGCAATATGTGTCATCTGCAAAGTTCACTGATTTTTTTAGACAGTTGCTGTTAGTCCggcaatacaatgcacatgtcTAAGTTCGTGAAATATCATCTGCAGGAGCACCAGGGGGTAGCAAATTATATATATGGTCATATGGAAATCTAGAAGCAATGTTTTGCAATCTTAAAATCTTATTACTGGTAATTGAAAGTGTTGTTTTCTTCATATATATAGTCCAATGTGGAGAGCGAAGATATATATTCCATATTAATTTCTTGGCTATGGCTTCACATTGTAAGAAGATGGAAGAAAGTATTTGTAAAACTAACTTGGGTCGTGATTGACTCATGTATTCTAAGTTAACGTAAGGATTTGGTCTAgttgaaaaaggtacaaaggAATTATGTATGAAGCTGTCAAAGAGTGTTATGGACTCCCTTAACATTAAGTTATTATATTTGGAGTGAGAGGTGGGagattttatgtaaattttgatcCCTTTAAAAGTAAACAACACTGCAAAAATCTGTAGAAATTCCAAGTgggataaaaatatttattgaggGGGTCGGGGTAACATTGCTTAAAATTTGTCTTACAAAATCCTTCTTATCTTTTCTCTTAGATCTCATATTGTCCCATGTATTTCAAAATCCtactttttatatcatatttccACATCCACAATTTTTGTAACCCACCACTTTAGATATTTGATCAAATTTTAAAAGTGCTAAACTTAACGTGCAGTTTTGATTATTTcgcattttaaaagtttgatcttCTAAACttctgattaaaatatcaaaagtagAAAAGGGGCGAATAGAGGGGTACCTAAAAACTACGAAACAGAATCAAAGTGAAACGAAACGAATACTTCAGAACCATTTTATTTCACAGCGGTCATCATTAAGGAGTATAACATTGAATACTGGTGAACTCGCAGTAAGCCAAATAGTATGGTAGGGGTGAGTATGTATATATTTCTACTGAATTTTAAGCAATAAAATTGCTCAATACACGTGTATTTTTTCAATGTTGATATGCTTTCTTTTGTTTAACTATTAATCAACTATGTCGGATCTTTATAAATTGATGGCTTTCTAATGTTCCTTTTTGAGCGTGCCCGAACTGAAAAGTAAATCCCGAAAGGCGATTTGAACACATGcagtttttaacattttgttttatttttttatcaattgcaTACAATCATATATTGCCTTTTATAAGTCATTACAGTTTAAAGTTTTGATGGAGTGTTTGCTATTTGTTAACAGTGGTGGATTTAGGATCCCTAATAGAGCTACATATATAAACAATGCATATACTTTTTATAAATAGCAGTCCAAACGTAGTATAAGGAGGCAATCATTGACCTTCAAAAAGGGGGATATTTTTTgtcaatgtgaaaaaaaaattagcgcgcgaacaattatttttttctttttagtttttcaacgctATCAGTCGAATTGTTTGGTTCAAAATTTAAACATACAAGGTATGGCAAAAATCCGGATTTCGTTGTGTCATCTGCTTGAACTGAATATTGTTTCCTCAAATTTgggatcaaatatttttttggggaaaaaaacatACCTCTAatcttgaagttaaatggtcgttccctgaCTAGGAGTCCACCTTTTCAAATTCATTGAACCGCACCTGAAAAATGCACCATTATTTTCAGCCTGTATAGTAATTTAATAgttgttcggtgtgatccaaggctccgttTCGAATAGTGCActctgacctataatggtttacttttataaattgtgaaaaCTCAgcaatcgaaaataaaatgacaacgccatggctaaaaatgaaaaagacaaacagtacaagtaaaactaaagaataagcaacacgaaccccaccaaaaactaggggtgatctataAAAATCGATAGATGTTTATGTATTGGTACAACATATAAGAATGTTGCATATTTTAGCTTAATAACCTGTAACATTTTTATCGATTATCACTCATTTACGGTCGCCCGTTATACGCACAGAAAGGGTTCGTGTTTGTAATTGCTAAATTTAGTGTAGTTAAGGTATCATTGACATTTTCCCATGTTCTGAatctttttatgtttatttgtttgttcaagtttatattttagaatatatCAATATCATAGTAGGGTGACCAGTATCGAAAAAGACGTCTTgttaacgagtttaagttaacggataacacacggctatatttatatgcaaactatTGCAAAagcattaatattttttaatcatgaaTGTTGTCGAAAGctcccgtggtcacgtttttAGAAAAATTGTGATTTCTTAAGGTACCCAAAGATACCTCATCATACAGGCCATCTTCAATACGAAAAATGAAATTAttgctttctgtgttatttgttcaaatgatactTATCATTTAGCTTAAAAATTTAATTTCTCATATAACGAAAGctgaaaataatttatataatttaagtataagtatttcatgattttagtaaTTAAAAGACTATTCTTTAGGGTCGGCACTTATAGTTAACCAGTGAGGGACGTTAACCACCGAGGGTAGTTATGAATATTCATTTTTACCGGATGATTGACATCCATGTTAATAAAAACATGAGAGTCATTACCGGAGCCAGTTGCAATTATTGTGTGCAACGTCAGATCAAATTAGTTCAATGTAATTGTTAGAAATACTGTTGtctgctgaaaattaaaaaaataaataaatgaattgaatggaatggaatttaggtatgtacaatacagtaaataatAGCAATTATAATTAGACGGTAGACAAGCATATTTTGCCTATTGTTTCTTTTTGCATGCCTATTTGGTTATAATACTATATTTGCactaattaaggtctttcctttttcaaaaaggaaagaccttactgtatttcttctgtttattattattattattattattattattattattattattattattattattattattattattccgccaaactttgacgaagttagcagccttaaccgtaagacgtgtcgctttcatgttcacactttgtatcggtgtcatgaatacagaaatagtaaatagtgaAAAACGTTGAGGTGGATGAGGCGctactttttttacatttgtccgaagagatttgacctttctgtaaccaaccaaccaaccaaccaaccaactaatcaatcaatcaatcaatcaatcaatcgatgcatgtttccgtttcatgtgtttaatacggggtccaagttttcatttgttttcgcctcttttaattgaccctatctaacgtgttttaccagagatgcaaccaaccaaccaaccaaccaaccaaccaaccaatcacttgatcaatcaatcaatcaatcagtgcatgtttccgtctcatgtgtttaatatagggtccaagatcttctttgtttctttttcgctgtttcaattgacccgatcaaatatgtttaatcaaccaaccaaccaaccaatcaattagttaatcaatcaatcaattgatcaatcaatcaatcaatcaatcagtgcatgtttccgtctcatgtgtttaatatagggtccaagatcttctttgtttctttttcgctgtttcaattgaccctatcaaatgtgtttaatcaaccaaccaaccaaccaatcaatcaatcaatcaatcaatcaatcaatcaatcaaacaaccaatcaatcaaccaatgcatgtttccgtttcatgtgtttaaaacggggtccaagttctcatttttttcGCTTCTTTTAATTGAACctatctaacatgtttaaccagccatgcaaccaaccaaccaaccaaccaaccaatcaatcaatcaatcagtgcatgtttccgtttcatgtgtttaatacggggtCGACggtatcatttgtttttttttcgcttgttttaattgaccctatccaacgtgtttaattGATCAAccatccaaccaaccaaccatcttcgctagccaagggttacgatccactcccgctctctccaCCCTTGGCGGATCGAGCCAGATTTTGTTAACCACAAGAATATCATTTTGATTGGTCGCAGTCGTAACtggctgcatccaatcaaaaggCGTCTTACGGCGAACACGTGCGaatgataaaatgtaaacaaacatggcGATCTGCAGATTGTGTCACGACTCTCTACCCCCAAAAAATAGAAGAACAATATTCAGTGACACCTTTAAAGTAATTAATCAACTAATTGAAGTTCTGGGGTATATTCCTCGTGTAAACGATGAGATGTCATCTTATATTTGTGGTTTCTGTTTTACGAAATTGAACAAGTTGTCCAAAATAGATTTTGACATTTGCCACCGAGTGGAAACCCTCAGAAACGAAAAACTAGATTTAATGAAAGTACTAAGAGCGAAGTATCTTGAAACAGGTATGGCTCAACCAAAAACACCGGGTTCATCTCTGCCATCCTCGTGTTTGTCACCTGATAAGCAATCTACAAGTCAGCAGGTTAAACGTCCGTGGTTTAATTCCCCAACACCAAGAAAAGTTAAAAAACCTCTCCTATTCACTCCAACCAGAACTCGCACCATTTTACCTAAACTGGAATTATCAGCTACAGGAGAGATGGAAGAGgagaaggaaaaaaaaagaaaaagagtcAGTGTCAGCTTATTTTCTCCTGGCAAAGCAAAGGTAAGTGTTTTGCTACTGTCATCTGGTCATACTGACAgtatattagtttaaacatattttattgttcaaaatgacaaaaggatCAGACAGTAGTTACAAACAGAATATGATGTAAATAGATAAAATgcctttgtttgtctttgtccttataaaataaaatacctATATGGGGaggatgttttattttatatgaaagtTTGTCTTCGCAATGCAGTTATACTGATTTAAGcctcaattaaaatatattttccatacaaagacatatacatgcacatgtatatctAGTATTAGGCATCAAATGCATAAAAGGAGATGGGTGAATATATACCTCTTTAAGACAGCATCCCAATACAAATGAGTTAAACTGGATTAAGCTTTAATTAATGTTCATTTTGTATGTACATACATGTGCATGACATATGTATcatcaaaatacatttattttattaagcgtccaatgaataaaaggagatgtgggttAAACATGTACCTTTTTAAGacagacacccccccccccccccccccccaataaaaaaaaagtaacttcAACTGAATTAAGCTCTAATTAATTTAAGTGTATCATCAAAATACATtatcttattacatgtattaagtgtgaaataaataaaaggagatttggGATAAGAAGTGTCAAGTGAAGAAAAGGGGAGGTTTACATGCACATCTTTAAGACAGCAACCTAATAACAAGAACTGAGGACATGCATGTACATATTGATGCATCATTTGCATAGAGGGCAATATAACTAAGAATAAAATAGAAAGGTGGCTATTCCATACATTAATTCTTATAATTATGCACATTATAGACATGGATGTAGTGGCAGTGCATTGTACTTTTATGCAttaggtatacatgtacatgtagctaaaatatgatataacatttGTAGGTATTATACAGAACTTCAGGAAGTGAAAAAATAAAGAGCAGAATTATACCACCTGGAAATTACCAAAGAATTGTAAAAAACTTATCTCATGACAGTTCAAAGGACAGAATTGGTAGAATTATTTACAAATCATCATTGAAGGAATCTGTCAATAAATCAATTTTCACTGAAGTAAATAAGGAATGTAACATTTTATGTGCTAGAAAAGATGCGTCAGCACTACGTAATTGCAGCAGTGACCATATTGCCACATTTTCCATGGAAAATTTAAACAGTGAAATCCAGAAAAAAGCCCCTCTACTTCATGGTATCTTACAAAATGCTGTTAAAGGTTCAATGTTGGGAACTGTAATTACAGCAGCTGTGGTTCTTAAATTCAGAAACCCTCAAATGTCAGCAATACACCATATATTGGCCCAGATTCTAGACAGAGGTGGCACAACTGATgaggtatacatgtacattttaatttttaatattccaTTCTGAAATAAGTTACAAATGATTTCTGTCAGTTTGCTTTTTTTGGTcggtcaacatggtcaatatacatttgtatttatttgtaattaAAACAATAAGTTTTTTACTCCAATACCCCTGCCAAATTTATTAGGACTGCATCtgaaataagaatttaaaaacaTGCACATTAAAAGAATTCTGTGAACATGCACAAAAGAGCTGTCACACAGGAGCTTTTATGTTATTCCAAATAtcatttatctttctttttccATAAAATTATGTACAACCCAACACATGTAAAGATATTAAGTCTGTTTTATAAATATGCATGGTTAATTTCAAGTTGCTTGTTTTTGCTTTTCCTTTAACATATTTCTTTTAAACCTTATCTTTAACATAATGTTTTTACAGACAATAGATACTTTAGCAAAAATGGGACTGTGTGTATCGTCTTCAGCAGCATCAAAACAGAAGCAGAAGCTGTTACAGAGACAAAAGGACAAAATTGGAGAACTGATGTTGAAAGAGAAAGACTCATTAGAAAAAACAGGTACGGTTCAAGATCACAAATCAAGTGACATAATAGGGGACAATATTGATTTAAACCGAAGTCCCTCGCAAATGAGTATTGATAGGAGAAGAAAGAGCTGGCACTGGTTTTTGTTAGTAGGTTTACAAAAGAGAGTTTTAAATCCAACTTTAGATGATACAGCTCCAATTTCCGACATTACTTCTGTTGACAACAGTACATTTATTCCAAATCTGAATGACTGCAGTAAATTGGACCAAAATTTCATGTTTCATATCATGAATGTGCTTGTAAAATATGTTGACtgcttgaaaaaatataaaggcTGCTTGCCCAAATTCATTCCGCACCCTCATTTAAATGAACTTTCTGGTAAATCAAACTTTGCAATTCTCGACATGTTAGATAAGAGTGAGAACAAATCTGAAGATATGATAACTATTCTAGAGCATATCCATGCTAATTTCATACCAAGAACTGATGATGAAAATCCCTCCGTTATAAAGAAGAAAGTCTTTGGAGGAGATGTTTTAACAAATGAAAGAGCATACTCAGCACAACTTGCTATGTTAAATGGTACCACAGATTATGAAAGACTCACTGGCGTTATTCACCGCCCTGAAGGCTTGCATAGAATGATGAACCTGCTTTTGGTATTGAAAAGAGATGTTCAAtgttaaagttatttaaaggcATGTTGTTCTTAGTAGCAAAATATTGTAGAATTCATCCTGGCTTCAAACAGACTACTGTCACACAGTAATCAAGTGAAAGGTTCTTTTCGTCAATTAATCATCCCCCTTTCTTGTGGAACAGTATTTTGTTCTGAAGTCATAAAATTTATGCTAAAAAATTGTTTCAGTTTCTGCATGCAGATTTGTTAAGATGGCCATAAAATATAATTGAACAATAAAGTAACAAATAGAATAAtcaaaatcaattatattttaatttggcCTTTTTCTAGTTATTGAATGTACCAAGAAACATAACAACATGGCACAAGCAAATAGTTGTACTTCAAATGATTAATTtggatttatcatgtttatgttttttataaaaaaaaaaaacaccacaaaaaCAACTTCTATTTAACATTTTCTTGAAACTGTTGATAAGTTTGTTGGTACAGATAGATTTTTATTTTCgttactttatttatttaattggttattaatttctggtttttttttttattgttaactagGCTAGAtagtatttaatgttttttttcagtttcaccCTTTCAACTTATGTAGCACAAGTTCCTATCTTCTTAATGGTTAAGCAATATTGAAATTTGTAGTTTTGTTTCAATAATTAGTGGTACACATTAAGGGGGGGGGGCTAGGGGCGGGGCCcctttcatttgaaaaattggattgattatatagggaatcactggagcatgactggagtgccctcccccctttatgaaaagttttAGACTGCCACTGGTACATATACCTGTAGGGGACAGTAAAGTACACCCTCCCTCCCCctctttttttctgaatttttgttttgaaaatcttttaaaaaaatgttttgatacagAATATGCTCTGATACTAAAAATTGTATATCTATCATTTTCACAATTAATGTTTGATTTATGAGAAGTttaaaattgaaccattttattaaattgcaatttattttgtcttctttcAGTTCATTTACCAGATTTTCTACAAGAGTACTTCTGCGGGAGATAAAGGAACCCTATTTCATCTTAGAAATTTTATAAGTAGGATTGATGTTCGTGGTTCAGAAGAGGTTGTTCAGAAATACAGGTAcctatataaacatgatatacatGCGAGGCAAAGTTGTTCCTATCTTATTTTCAGATTGGAATATAGAATTTGGAACATTTGTATGAAATTCCTCCTGCCTAGTTTTATCGTGAATTCAATACATGCAAGTTATAAGAGGAATGAAATTTGGATAATTGATACATAAAGGGATGATGCCTTCATATGTAGTTAATTATATGGTTTATGTTCCATTAACTTTGCcttatttttcatgatttaaaaaaaaatcacagtacttataaaaaagaagatgtggtatgattgccaatgagacaactatccacaatagAGTCTTGTTGGGATATAAAAGTACAAGAGCCTTTTACAGCTGAATTTTCAgtgtgggctttgctctttgttgaaggctgtaataCTTGTTAATATCTtattcatttggtctcttgagagttgtctcataggtaTTCATACCGcattgtcttttttatatttatatataaacagaCTTGTTATTTCCTTTTCAGATCTCATTATTCATTTGTGGAGGACAGCTTGGATTCCTACATTGTGGCTGCATGTATGCATTTACTGGATTTGTCTGAAATCAATGCAGAGCCTGTAAGGAAACAGCCATTGTTTGACATTTTACCAGAAGATGAAAAGTACAGATATATTTCCAAAGTATCAGAAGACATCTTGGAGAAATACATAAAGATAACTAACGGTAATTAAACAATCACCCTGAAAGTGGTTGTAAAGTAGATAGCCTGCAAAAATTATGAAACCAAAAGAAGACaattctttataatttataaatagaatttaatatataaaaatcagtGGCAGTTTCATAAATAATCATAAGAGAGGGGTCCATTCTTACTTTAGTGATCCCTTTACTATATTTAAAGCAAAATGTTTTTCCACAAATAAGGGGTGCTGTTAATTGGCCTCAGAATATAATAAATCAAACTCTTCTTGCATCTTACATTTACAATGGATCAATTTCTTTAGTTAAAtgccaaaaaatattttacatgcaAACATGTATATAGTTCAATAACTCTTTGTTGCACATGAATCACAATGACCTACATTTCACAGTTCAATTACTTGGTCATATGTTCATTAGGTCATGATATAAATGCTGACAGACAATATCTGACTCGTTATTTACATGTActtgtacaatgtatgtatattATTAAATGTTCTAATTATGTCATACAATATTTCAGATTTGCCAGCTCTCTCAGCAAGAACGTCTGCCTTAGATACACAAATCAGGCAAATCGAAGCAATGCATCACAATCAGTTACAGAAATTTGTTTGTGAAGTTTGtaacaaacaatataaaacaaaagggGGCATAAAGAAACACTTAAAAATTCAACATCAATGGGACTTTGACAATGAACAAGAAACTCCTTCTAAGAATGACCATATAGCACTGTACCGGGCTTCTTTCATGAAGTGTTCACTGTTGTTAAGGGACACAAATGATGCCTACAAGATGGGAGATGGAGATAGAATTCTTTTAAATGCTAAATTCCAGATGTTATTGTCTCGCATTGGAAATCATACAAAATACCAACTGTGGCTATTTAGATTCATGGCCTATTGTTATTCTTTATTAACTCCTCGAATGGCGTATGAATATATTTGGAATTGTACTGCCAATATGCATGGCAATATTGGACATAATTTACCTAATGACAACTTGGTAGAAATGCTCGTCCAGgcagtaaagaaaaaaatatatgctcaAGGCGCTAATGCTACTTACAAGAGTGCAAGAAATGCAGCTTTGACATTGCAAATTCAAGAAGAGatttttacaaatatgcaaaaagAAGTGAATAAGAATATGACAGGAAGAAGAAGAACAGAACTATCCAAACTAAATGACATTATTGCTATGATGTCAGAACTTCAATCTGCACGTGTTTTTGACTTTATTCCTGGTAGAGAAGATACCAAATTTCCGGCATTCTCAGACATCTTCTCTAGATTGAAAGTGCCGGAGCTACATAAGTGGATTACGGACAACAAGGAACGTCTTTCATATGAGACAATTTAGATGACGACTTTGATGCCTTTTGAACATTTAATGGAATAAAATATGACAGACGTCCCTTGTTGTCCGTAATCCacttataatttaatatgacaTCCTATTTAGTACAATATGTTGACTATGCAATTAAAAGAAACTTCACATTTTTAAAGTAGATTAAAATGTACCTTTTTACAGTCAATGACTAGTAATCCAATGCTACACAATTGCCGTTGCTTAACCGATGAAAAAAACATAGGCCCCCATACCTAATattatatctattaaaaaaaaaccacctgaAATAGTTGGTCAGGGTTAATATGGCCCATCCTGTAAACTGATACATTCATAATATAGGTCAACAAATGTGTCCACATGTAGAATGAATCCCTGTCCTTCTGGAGCACATAGGTTCATCAATGGGTTcgtttaaacatttttgttgttattttcattcctggaactgaaatatttgtcactgcacTCCAGCACAATCATGTGAAGTTTTTTAGTTCCTTTGCCAGgtatttttattgtttctttgttgatggatttttttatgtatttattccAACAACATTTATTCACTTTGGATCATTTATAGCTAGATATTGCATAGACAACTGCTAGTTGACATACATGTAGTATGTTTGGTATATCTTGTTTGTGTGAGGCTGTCTCATTGACTTATAAAAAGAAGGAGATGTGGTGATTCTTCCTAATGAGACAACTAATCAGTAGAGTTCAAATTAAATGACTTCTGTATATTATACAATTGGTGAGTTTTGACAATGTAGAAATAAACATACCAAATAGTTTACTTTGTAAGTCCAAGACCTGTAACATGAGAACTAATACAAAATTTGACAGGTATGAAACAATGACAACCACTTAagaacaggttcctgacttgaaaCATGCACATTGTTGAAGACCCGACGGCATCTTCCCTAGTCAAGGTTTACGAAGTACGGTGACTTGTAgatgataatttctgtgtcatttggtcacttgtggagagttgtcttatcagcaatcataccacctcttcttttatatatataagggtGTAAGTGTGTAATCAACCCCACACAGGGTGCAACTCATTAGCACAACAAAAAACTATATTATCATAGTTGACACAAGGTACTAACAGCAAAGccaattacaaataataaataaaattatgttcttcCGATTAAAGGACCAAtcataacacatacatgtatttcctTTAATTTTCTTGGTAAAGAgcttaatttaagttcatttttcatataaataaggcCATCAGTTGTCTCGTGTTTAGCAgtgtcatatctgggccttttatagctgactatgcggtatgggccttgctcatagttgaagtctgtatggtgacatatagctgttattttctgtgtcattttggtctcttgtggagagttctctcattggcaattataccacatctttttatatatacatacaatgtacagCTTTTAAGgtgcttttattattttattcaaatatcaatTGGAGTCCTCCTCTGTGTCTTCCAGTAAATTATACATATCAATGTCACCAAGAACATCACATATTATATTACAGATGTCAACAGCTGTTTGAAATGACCAAATTGGAAACTTGCCCATTACGTCATCACAAGTAAAAGATGtgtgtgaagttagcagccggttcgttattcgatattcaatatccaaccggctgctagcagtcggttggatattcaaaattaagttg
The window above is part of the Mytilus edulis chromosome 6, xbMytEdul2.2, whole genome shotgun sequence genome. Proteins encoded here:
- the LOC139527364 gene encoding uncharacterized protein; translation: MAICRLCHDSLPPKNRRTIFSDTFKVINQLIEVLGYIPRVNDEMSSYICGFCFTKLNKLSKIDFDICHRVETLRNEKLDLMKVLRAKYLETGMAQPKTPGSSLPSSCLSPDKQSTSQQVKRPWFNSPTPRKVKKPLLFTPTRTRTILPKLELSATGEMEEEKEKKRKRVSVSLFSPGKAKVLYRTSGSEKIKSRIIPPGNYQRIVKNLSHDSSKDRIGRIIYKSSLKESVNKSIFTEVNKECNILCARKDASALRNCSSDHIATFSMENLNSEIQKKAPLLHGILQNAVKGSMLGTVITAAVVLKFRNPQMSAIHHILAQILDRGGTTDETIDTLAKMGLCVSSSAASKQKQKLLQRQKDKIGELMLKEKDSLEKTGTVQDHKSSDIIGDNIDLNRSPSQMSIDRRRKSWHWFLLVGLQKRVLNPTLDDTAPISDITSVDNSTFIPNLNDCSKLDQNFMFHIMNVLVKYVDCLKKYKGCLPKFIPHPHLNELSGKSNFAILDMLDKSENKSEDMITILEHIHANFIPRTDDENPSVIKKKVFGGDVLTNERAYSAQLAMLNGTTDYERLTGVIHRPEGLHRMMNLLLFIYQIFYKSTSAGDKGTLFHLRNFISRIDVRGSEEVVQKYRSHYSFVEDSLDSYIVAACMHLLDLSEINAEPVRKQPLFDILPEDEKYRYISKVSEDILEKYIKITNDLPALSARTSALDTQIRQIEAMHHNQLQKFVCEVCNKQYKTKGGIKKHLKIQHQWDFDNEQETPSKNDHIALYRASFMKCSLLLRDTNDAYKMGDGDRILLNAKFQMLLSRIGNHTKYQLWLFRFMAYCYSLLTPRMAYEYIWNCTANMHGNIGHNLPNDNLVEMLVQAVKKKIYAQGANATYKSARNAALTLQIQEEIFTNMQKEVNKNMTGRRRTELSKLNDIIAMMSELQSARVFDFIPGREDTKFPAFSDIFSRLKVPELHKWITDNKERLSYETI